GGCGGTGATGAGGCGGAAGTCCACCTTCTTGACGCCGCGGCCGCCGATGCGCTGTACGGCGCGGTCCTCGAGCACGCGCAGCAGCTTGCTCTGCAGGGGCAGGGGCAACGAGCCGATCTCATCCAGAAAGAGGGTCCCGCCGTGGGCCGCCTCGATGTGCCCGGCGCGCGCGGCCACGGCCCCGGTGAAGGCGCCCTTCTCGTGCCCGAAGAGTTCGGCTTCGATGAGTGATTCGGGGATGGCGGCGCAGTTGACGCTGATGAATGCGTTCTCGGACCGGGGGCCGGTCATGACAATGGCGCGGGCCGCCAGCTCCTTGCCCGAGCCGCTCTCCCCCCGAATCACAATGGTGGTGGTGCTATCGGCCACGCGGGTGATGGCGTCGTAGACGCGGCGCATGGGCTCACTGCCACCGATGAGCTCGCAGAAGCTGAACTTCTGCATGATCTGGTCGCGCAGGCGGCGGTTCTCGATCTCGATGCGGCGGTGGTCCAGGGCGCGCTCCAGGGTCAGGCGCAGCTCGTCGAAATCCACCGGCGCCACGAAGAAGTCGTCCGCCCCCGATTCGGTGGCCTTGCGGCGCAGGCTGTGGCTGTGAGAACGCGTCAGGGCGACCAGGACGAACTCCGCGCTCATCCCCCGCAGCTCGTGCAGTACGTCCAGGCCCTGCGCCGTGGACCCGGCGACGGTATCCACATCCAGGATGATGGCGTCGAGGGGGACCTGGGTGAGCAGCGGCAGGATGTCGTCCGGATTGTTCAGAAAGGTGGTGTTGAAGGTAGGAGCGAGGAACTTCTCCACGTCGGGCATGACCGACTCGTCGGTGGTGACGATGGCGATGCGGCGGACCTCGGTGGTTCCGGGAGTCATGGCTTGGGCAAGGGGTAGCCTCGGGATTATAGGGGAAATTCTACCCCTGTGGAGTGAAAATTTGTCCTCGGGGCCAAGATGGGGTACCGGATGGATTCCCTGCCGCTGGGGAGAGGCCCGCGCCGGGGCAAAAGAAAAGCCCCCTCCGCGGAGGGGGCTGGGAAAAGCGGAAACGCGGTTAGTTGTCGGTGGAGGGGCGGCCGCTCCAGCCGTGCAGCCCCTGCTTCATGATCCAGCGCATGACGTTGGCGTTATTGTAGTAGTAGCCCAGCACGTACTGGCAGGTGGAGAGACAGTGCGAGTTGCACACCTTCTTCATCTCGTCCAGCTGCTGGTTATCGAACTTGGGCTCTCCGACCTTGCCCCAGTCGGTCTTGGCCGAGTACATGGGGAAGCAGGGCGCCAGCGTCCCGTCGGTGCGGATGACGCAGGAGTTGTGCCCGGCACGGCAGTTCCAGGGATAGGTGACCCCGCGCATGAAGTCCTTCATCTTGCGCAAGTGATCCTTGGAATTCACCATGATGTAGCCCTGCGAGTTCTTCTCGATCAGCCAGTCCAGGACCTCGTCCACCCGGTCCCAATCGTCGGGGCGGATGTAGGTGACGTTATCGTCCAGATGCTGGAAGTGGGGCTGCTCGATGTAGGGAGGCTCGTTGATGTGCACGTCGCTGGAGATGCCGTTGTCGTGGGCGATCTGGGTGAGCACCTTCACGTCCTCCAGGTTGTGGCGGCACATGTTGGTGTTGAAGACGATCATGTAGCCGTACTTGCGCTGCTGCTTCACCAGGTAGTGGAACTGCTTCTCGATGCGCTTGAAGTTCTTGGCCAGGCCGGGCTTCTCTTCCAGGCAGTCCACGGCCAGATTGATGGCGGCCACGCCGGCGTCGCCCACCCGGTCGATGAAGTCCTCGTTCATCAGGATGCCGTTGGTGGGCAGGTAGACAAAGAAGCCGTTCTTGGTGCCGTAGTCCACCACCTTGAGAATCATGTCGCGGCGCAGCAGGGGCTCGCCGCCCATGATGGCAATCACGCGGCAGCCTACCGACTTCAGCCAGTCGATGGACTGGACGGCGGTCTCTTCCGTCATGCCCTTCACTTTGTTGTTGAAGGCCCAGCAATAGTGGCAGTCCACGTTGCACTTCCACTCGGTGAACAGGTAGGAGAGCAGAGGACGGAATTCGTCCTTCATCACGCGGGACTGTACGTAGGGCACAAACCAGCGGCGGAACGCGCGCACAAAGTTATTGGCGTGGTAGCTGGGGGTTTCTAACTCCGGCATCGAGCCTCCTTAGCTCAGATAAGTCCGGGATAAACGAACGCCGGGCACACGCCCGTCGCTCCTGCAAGTACTGCAAGCCTAAGTAGAATAAACACATAGCCTGGACGCCGTATAGGGAAAACCGCCCAAAAAGCGGTCCGTGCAGCGTAGTGCCAAGATTCAGGGTCGAACTGTTGCAGAGTTCATCGAATGGTTAGAGAGACGGCAAGACCCGGCTGGTAAGATGCCAGCCCTATTCCCCTTAAGGAAGCGAGGCATGGCGAAGAAGACCCGAGTCCACGGCCACGGCACCCGGCACATTCATATCCCCCGCAATTATTGTTTTGCCTGCGGCAAGGACAATCCGGACGGCATGCACCTGAAGTTTCACTACGAGCCGCGGCGCAAGCGCTTCGTCTGCCGCTTCCGGCTGGGGCGGAGGTA
Above is a window of Terriglobales bacterium DNA encoding:
- a CDS encoding sigma-54 dependent transcriptional regulator, whose translation is MTPGTTEVRRIAIVTTDESVMPDVEKFLAPTFNTTFLNNPDDILPLLTQVPLDAIILDVDTVAGSTAQGLDVLHELRGMSAEFVLVALTRSHSHSLRRKATESGADDFFVAPVDFDELRLTLERALDHRRIEIENRRLRDQIMQKFSFCELIGGSEPMRRVYDAITRVADSTTTIVIRGESGSGKELAARAIVMTGPRSENAFISVNCAAIPESLIEAELFGHEKGAFTGAVAARAGHIEAAHGGTLFLDEIGSLPLPLQSKLLRVLEDRAVQRIGGRGVKKVDFRLITATNEDLEEAVRDGRFREDLYYRIHVVPIFLPPLRERQGDIPLLVDHFMRIYCTTNDLPLKRFEPEALEILEEHPWPGNVRELENLIQRLVLMVEGSSITVKQLPQQILMTSTVGHESLLIPEKGIDFDKEMARIEAAYLQAALSRSGGKKVAAAHLLRINPQKMKYLCRKYRIEMG
- a CDS encoding radical SAM protein translates to MPELETPSYHANNFVRAFRRWFVPYVQSRVMKDEFRPLLSYLFTEWKCNVDCHYCWAFNNKVKGMTEETAVQSIDWLKSVGCRVIAIMGGEPLLRRDMILKVVDYGTKNGFFVYLPTNGILMNEDFIDRVGDAGVAAINLAVDCLEEKPGLAKNFKRIEKQFHYLVKQQRKYGYMIVFNTNMCRHNLEDVKVLTQIAHDNGISSDVHINEPPYIEQPHFQHLDDNVTYIRPDDWDRVDEVLDWLIEKNSQGYIMVNSKDHLRKMKDFMRGVTYPWNCRAGHNSCVIRTDGTLAPCFPMYSAKTDWGKVGEPKFDNQQLDEMKKVCNSHCLSTCQYVLGYYYNNANVMRWIMKQGLHGWSGRPSTDN